ATTGACGGAAGAACAGGAAAACCTTTTGACAATCCTGTCACAGTTGGAAGAATGTATATGTTAAAACTTCACCACTTGGTAGAAGATAAAATGCACGCCAGAGCAATTGGACCATATTCACTTGTCACTCAGCAGCCACTTGGAGGAAAAGCTCAGTTTGGTGGACAAAGACTTGGAGAAATGGAAGTCTGGGCACTGGAAGCCTACGGTGCGTCAAGTATTTTACAAGAAATGTTGACTGTAAAATCGGATGATATAAGTGGAAGAACAAAAACTTACGAAGCGATTGTAAAAGGAGAAGCAATGCCAGAAGCAGATGCACCAGAATCATTTAGAGTGTTAATTAAAGAGTTCCAGTCACTTGGATTAGATGTAGCTCTTTATGATAAAGATGGACAACAAATTGAACTAGATAAAAATGTTGATGCATAAAAAAATAAAAAAGTTTGCCACTTTCTTTTAAAAAAAGTGGAATAAATATATTGAGGAGGCTCTTATTAATGAGTATAAGAGATTTTGATAGTATTCAAATAAAACTGGCATCGCCGGAAAAAATATTGGAATGGTCATATGGAGAAATAACAAAAGCGGAAACAATAAACTATAGAACACTTAAACCTGAGATGGAAGGGCTTTTCTGCGAGAGAATATTTGGACCATCGAAAGACTACGAATGTGCGTGTGGAAAATACAAAAGAATGCGTTATAAAGGGATAGTCTGTGAAAAATGTGGAGTTGAAGTAACTACTTCAAAAGTTCGTCGTGAAAGAATGGGTCATATTAAACTTGCTACACCAATTGCACATATTTGGTATTCTAAAGGAACACCTAATAAAATGAGTCTTTTACTTGGAATAAGTACAAAAGAACTGGAATCAGTTTTGTATTTCTCAAGATATATTGTAACTGATGCAGGAGAAACTGGACTTGAAAAAGGTAAGATTTTGACAGATAGAGAATATAAGTTATATGAAAGTCAATTTAAAAACGGATTTACGGCAAAAATGGGTGCTGAAGGAGTTTTAGCGCTGTTAGAAGAAATTGATTTGAAAGAATTAGAAAAAAAACTGGAAAATGAAATGGATACGGAACATTCATCTCAAAAGAGAAAAAAAGTTATAAAAAGACTAAAAATAGTAAGAGATTTGATACTTTCTGGAAATAGACCTGAATGGATGATTTTGACAGTGCTTCCTGTAATTCCTGCTGATTTAAGACCAATGGTTCAGCTTGATGGAGGAAGATTTGCAACTTCAGATTTAAATGACTTGTATAGAAGAGTAATTAACAGAAATATAAGACTTAAAAAATTGATGTCAATAAAAGCACCTGAAATTGTCATAAAAAATGAAAAAAGAATGCTTCAGGAAGCAGTTGATGCCTTAATTGACAACGGTCGTCGTGGAAAACCAGTTGTAACTCAAAACAACAGAGAGTTAAAATCACTATCTGATATGTTAAAAGGAAAACAAGGTAGATTTAGACAAAATTTATTAGGAAAAAGGGTTGATTATTCAGGAAGATCGGTTATTGTCGTTGGACCAAGCTTGAAAATGAATCAATGTGGTCTTCCTAAAAAGATGGCACTTGAGCTTTATAAACCATTTTTGATGAGAGAATTGGTAAAAAGAGAGCTGGCATCTAATGTGAAAATTGCCAAAAAGATGGTTGAAGAAGAAGACGAAAATGTATGGGAATTGATCGAAGAAATTATTAAAAATCATCCTGTGCTGTTAAATCGTGCGCCAACATTGCATAGATTGTCAATTCAAGCGTTTCAGCCAATTTTGATAGAAGGAAAAGCTATAAGACTTCATCCGCTTGTATGTTCTGCATTTAATGCCGATTTTGATGGAGATCAAATGGCAGTTCACTTGGTGCTTTCACAAGAAGCACAGATGGAAGCAAAATTATTAATGTTAGCGACAAACAATATTATTGCACCATCAAGTGGAAAACCAATTGCAGTACCGTCTCAAGATATGGTCATGGGATGTTATTATATGACTAAAGAGAAAAAAGGTGCAAAAGGGGAAGGAAAATTATTTTCTAACAGAAATCAATTGATAACTGCTTATCAAAGTGGGAAAGTGTCAGTTCATGCTATGGTAAAAGTGAGAGTGGAAGATGAATTGCTTGACACAACTCCTGGAAGATTGATGTTTAACTTGATCTTGCCAAAAGAAGTTAGAAATTATGGAATTACATTTGGAAAAAAAGAATTGGCAAAATTAATTGCTGAACTTTATAAAAGATATGGATTTGAGAAAACTTCAAGTTTATTAGATGATATTAAAGAATTTGGATACCATTATGGTACACTTGCTGGAATTACAGTTGGAATTGAAGATTTGAAAATCCCTGAAACTAAAAAAGAAATACTTGAAAATGCTGAAAAAGATGTGGCAGAAGTCGAAAAACAATATAAAGCTGGAGAAATTATTAACGAAGAAAGATATAGAAAAACAGTGGGTATTTGGGCAGAAGCTACTGAAAAAGTAACAAAAGATATGATGGATAACCTTGATGAATTTAATCCAGTTTATATGATGGCGAATTCAGGAGCCAGAGGATCAATTGCGCAAATGCGTCAACTTGGTGGAATGCGTGGACTTATGGCGGATACGCAAGGTAGAATCATTGAAATGCCGATTAAAGCCAACTTTAGGGAAGGTCTTAACATCTTGGAATTCTTTATGTCATCACATGGAGCAAGAAAAGGACTTGCCGATACAGCACTAAGAACGGCGGATTCAGGATATTTGACAAGAAGACTTGTTGATATTTCGCACGAAGTTATTGTAAACCACGATGACTGTGGATGTGAACATGGAATTGTCGTATCGGACTTGATGGATGCTGGGGAAGTTATTGAAAAATTAAGTGAAAGAATTTATGGAAGAAATTTAGCGAAAGATTTAGTTCATAATGGAGAAGTTATTGCAACTAGAAATACTTTAATTGATGATGAATTAATTAAAAAAATTGAAGAATTGGATATTCGTGAAGTAGAAATTAGAACACCTTTGACTTGTAAATTGGAAAAAGGTGTTTGTAGAAAATGTTACGGGCTTGACTTATCTAATCATAAGGAAATTTTAAAAGGGGAAGCAGTTGGAGTTATTGCAGCTCAATCAATTGGAGAACCTGGTACACAGCTTACAATGCGTACTTTCCATACTGGAGGAGTTGCCACAGCGGCTTCAGTTCAATCTGACTACAAAGCGGATGTTGCTGGAAAAGTTAAATTTAGAGGTATTTCTACACTTGTAAATGAAGAAGGAAAAGAAATTGTTGTTTCTCAAAATGGGCGTCTAATAATAGGAAAACATAGATATGAAATTCAATCTGGTTCAGTTTTACATGTAAAAGATGGAGATACAGTTAAAAAAGGACAAGTTTTAGTTGAATTTGATCCTTATCAAACACCAATTATTACATCTGAAGAAGGTAAAGTGGAATTTAGAGATATTTATGTAAGAGAAAACATTGATGTAAAATATGGAGTTACTGAAAAAGTAGCTATAAAACCTGTGGAAAGCAGCGATGTAAACCCTAGAATCATAATTTACACAAAAGATGACAGAAGAGTGGAATATGCAGTTCCTTATGGAGCATATTTAATGGTAAATGAAGGAGATCATGTTAAAAAAGGTCAAACTATTACAAAAATCTTGAAAACAGGAGAAGGAAATAAGGATATTACTGGAGGTCTTCCTCGTGTACAAGAGTTGTTTGAAGCAAGAAATCCTAAAGGAAAAGCTATTTTGTCAGAATTTGCAGGGCGTGTTGTGTTCTCAGATAAAAAGAAAAAGGGTATGAGATTAATCTTGATTGAAGATCCTGAAACTGGAGAATTGATTCAAGAATATACAGTTCCTGTGGGAGAACATCTGGTTGTAACTAACGAAATGCTGATTGAAAAAGGTGCTAAAATTACAGATGGACCAGTTTCACCTCACGATATTTTGAAAATTAAAGGGCTTGTGGAAGCACAGCAATTTATACTTGAGTCTGTACAACAAGTTTATCGTGAACAAGGGGTTACAGTAAATGACAAACACATTGAAATAATTGTTAAACAGATGTTCCAAAAAGTAAAAATTAAAGAAGTTGGAGATTCTCTATTCTTAGAAGATGAATTAATTGAAAAGAAAATTGTTGAAAGAGAAAATGAAAAATTAATTTCAAATGGTAAAAATCCTGCAACTTATGAACCTGTAATACAAGGTATTACAAAAGCGGCAGTAAACACAGAAAGTTTCATTTCAGCAGCGTCGTTCCAAGAAACTACAAAAGTATTGGCAAATGCAGCAGTTGAAGGAAAAATTGACAAACTTGAAGGAATGAAAGAAAATGTTATAATTGGTAAGAGAGTGCCAGGAGGAACTGGATTTAAAGACTATTTATATTTGGATGCAAGATTAAAATCTGACATTGTACAAGAAGCACAAGATGAAGATCAAATATTAGAAGATGAAGTTAAACCTAGTGAAAACGAAGAAACTTCTGGTGAAGAATAGGAACATTTTTTAAAAAATAAGGGAAATTTTAAATTTCCCTTATCTCATTAATATGAAGTTAGTTTTTAGCTCCAAATAATTTAGAACAAATGAGGAGATTTTATTAAATAGTACAAGAACACTCGCGACGCAAGGAATGAGATGAATTGTACGAAAATTTTAGTAAGCATATAGGGAAACTTGTATGTAGACACGGAGCAAAACCGTGCAACAAAGAAACTGAATTGCTGGGAACTCTTAAAGCTAGTATAACCACAACATAATACCTAGGTAATAATATATGGTATAAGTGTGATGGTGGCGAAAGCAGAAAAAATATACTAGATGGTGCAAGGTTAAATCCTAAACATTATGATAATAGACAATCAGCAGCTAATCCTGAAAAGGAAAGTTCAACGACTATCCCTCGTGAGGGGAGTACAATACAAGCGATTGGTATTGGAAGTGGTTTCGCCTAAGGTGCCAAAATACACTATGGATAAGATATAGTCTGTGCTTGTTAGAGATAACAAGAAGTTCATGAGAGAACTGCATAAGTAGTAGCGTACTTATGTGAACGACGCTTCCCGCTGTTGTGGGGTTTTAAAAACTTTAAAAATATTTAAAAATAAATAAAAAATATTACTTTTTTGACAGATAAAATGTAGAATACATGGTATAATATCTCTGATGAAAAGGAGGTGATTATATATGTATTTAACATTAAGACAACAGGTAAAACATCTTAGTAAAAATGAGTTTAGGAATTTAAAATGTTTATCTCATATAGCCAAGAACTTAACTAATGAAGCTATATATAATATTAGACAGTATTATTTTAATAAGAAAAAGTATTTAAGTTATAATGAAAACTATAAAATGCTTAAAAATAGTGAGAACTATAAAAAATTAAATTCTAATATGGCTCAACAAATTCTAAAAGAAGTAGACGGAAGTTTCAAATCATTTTTTGGACTTTTGAAACTTGCTAAAAATGGTCAATATGATAATAAAAAAATAAAATTACCTAAATATCTTGATAAAGATGGTTTTACAACTCTTATTATAGGTTTTGTAAGATTAAAAGATGATATTCTGATAGTTCCTTATTCAAATTCGTTTAAGAAAACTCATCAGGAAGTTAAAATTAAGCTACCACCAGTATTAAAAGGCAAGAAGATAAAAGAGATTAGAATAATACCAAAACAACATTCTAGGTACTTTGAAATTCAATATACTTACGAGGTAGAAGAAGTTCAAAGGGAATTAAATAAAGAAAATGTACTAGGAATTGATTTAGGTATAGATAATCTTTGTACTTGTGTAACTAATAACGGAGCATCATTCATAATAGATGGTAGAAAATTAAAATCAATAAATCAATACTATAATAAGATAAATGCAAAATTGCAAAGCATTAAAGATAAGCAAAAGATAGAGCATATAACATTAAGGCAAAAAAGAATAGTTAGAAAAAGAAATAATCGTATAAATGATTATCTTTCAAAAGCAGCAAGAATAATAATAAATTATTGTCTTAACAATGATATAGGAAAACTAGTTCTAGGATATAACGAGGATTTTCAAAGAAAATCAAATATAGGAAGCATAAATAATCAAAATTTTGTAAATATACCATATGGAAAATTAAGAGATAAATTAATATATCTATGTAAACTATATGGAATAGAATTTAAACTGCAAGAAGAGAGTTATACATCGAAAGCAAGTTTCTTTGATGGAGATGAGATTCCAATATATGATAAAGAAAATCAAAAAGAATATATATTCAGTGGAAAAAGGATAAAAAGAGGACTATATCAAACAAGTAAAGGCTATCAATTAAATGCAGATTGTAACGGAGCATTAAATATATTAAGAAAAAGTAAAGTTGTGGACTTAAGCGTCCTATACAATAGAGGTGAGCTGAACACACCTAGAAGAATAAGGGTAGTGTAAAGCTATCAAACTTCTTAGAAAATTTTTGAATATTTTTAAAGATTTTAGAACCCTGCGACTTTATCGTGGGAGGTTCAGGAAAGGGAAATTAATTATTGTTTCAGGACCATCTGGGTCGGGGAAATCAACAGTTACAAAGATTGTAAAAGATAAGCTAAATATTCCACTTTCAATTTCTGCAACTACAAGAAAGCCTAGAAATGGGGAAATTGACGGAAAAGATTATTATTTTTTGACAAAAGAAGAATTTTTACAAAAAATAAAAAATGATGAATTTTATGAGTATGCGAATGTTCATGGAAATTATTATGGGACATTGAAAAAAGCTGTGGAAGACAATTTAGAAAAAGGGATTAATGTCATTTTAGAAATTGATGTTCAAGGTGCCTTAATTGCGAAGGAAAAGAAAAAAGATGCTGTTTTAGTCTTTTTTAAAACAGAAAATTTGGAAGTGCTGGAAAATAGACTTAGAAACAGAAAGACAGACAGTGACGAAGTCATTGAACTAAGACTTAAAAATGCTCAAAAAGAACTGGAATATGAAAAAGAATATGATTATGTTGTGATAAACAAAGAAATAGAACAGTCTTGCAACGATTTAATAAAAATTATAAATTTATAAATTCTGAAAGGAGAAAGTTTTTAAAAAAACTTTTTAAAACAATGAAAAAAGAAAAAATAACAATAGATGAATTATTGGAAAAAGTGCCAAATAAATATGAGTTAGCAATTATAGCAGGAAAAATTGCAAAAGTAGAATTAAAAAAAGATAAATCAAAATTTGAAGTTATGGATGATGTTTTTTCTGACATTATGAATGATGAAGTTGAAGTTATTTATAATAACAAAAAAGAAGAAGATGAAGAAAATTAAAAATTTTTTTAATAAAGTATTGACTATTTTAAAAATCAAATTATACTTATAGTGTAACATCTAAAAATTATTTAAAGAAATCCCTTAGAAAAAAATAAAAGGGAGTGAATAAAATTATGTATGAAAAAAAGGAAATTCAGAAATTAATAGATAATTTAGATATTGTAGAGGTAATCTCAGAGTATGTAAATTTGAAAAAATCAGGTTCTGGATACATGGGGCTCTCTCCTTTTAAAGAAGAAAGAACGCCATCTTTTTCAGTAAGTCCTGTTAAAAATATGTTTTATGACTTTAGTTCAGGGATTGGTGGAAATGTAATAAAATTTTATCAACTGATAAATGATGTAAATTTTCCACAAGCAGTAAAAGAATTGTCACAAAAATACAACATTCCATTAAAGACATCTAATTTTGGAAATAATTATAATTATAATTATGAAATTAATCAGAATAAATATAAAGAATATTATGAAATATTAAGCAGTGCTCACGAATTTTTTAAAAATGCCATAAAAGATGATGAAAAAGCATTGAAATATATGGAAGAACGAGGTTTTTTACCGAAAGATATAAAAAAATTTGAAATAGGATTTTCTTTGAACGAAAGAGATGAGCTGTTTAAATATTTAGTAAAGAAAAATTTTTCTGAAAAAAAGATATTGGAATTGGGACTTGTAAAAAGGAATGAATCGGGAGTGGTGTATGACACTTTTAGAAATAGAATTATGTTTCCAATTTACAATCCCCAAAATAAAATTGTAGGTTTTGGCGGAAGAATTATTGAAAAGGATACGGATTTACCCAAATATTTAAATTCAGCTGATTCTGTCGTCTTTAAAAAAGGTAAGGAATTATTTGGATTAAAAAATCGTGGAGAAGCTATTAAGAGAAAAGGCTTTGCCATGCTGATGGAAGGATATTTGGATGTACTGACGGTAAGAAAACATGGTTTTGAAACTGCAGTTGCAAGTCTTGGAACAGCTTTTACTGAAGAACAGGCAAGTTTGATAAAAAGATACACAAAAAATATAATAATTGCTTATGATAACGACGAAGCTGGGAAAAATGCCATTATAAGAGCTGGGTATATTTTAAAAAAGCTGGATTTTGAAATAAAATGTCTTAGAATAACTGAAAATGTGAAAGATCCAGATGAATTTTTGAGAAAATATGGAAAGAGAAAGTTTATCGAAACTTTAAAAAAATCAGTCGATTTTTACGATTTTTTATTAATTGAATTTAAAAAAAATTTGAATATGGAAGAAATTGCTTCCAAACGGATATTAGTTAAAAAATTTAAGCCATTTTTTGAGAGTTTTGAAACAGAGTTGGATAAGGAACTGTATATTCAAAAATTGTCGCACGAAATTGGAATTGAAGAAAAATATTTAAGACAGGAATTTATAGTTGAAAAAAGCCAGATAAAAAAATTTAAAAATAATAATTACATAAAAAAAGACAATCAAAAAAAAGGGGTACAAAATAAAAAAGAGAGTAAAAATTTATATGATGATTTAGAAGAACAGACAATTATATATTGCATAAAATATTTTAATTTAGAAAAAGAAAAAGTTAAGTTTCTCATGGAAAAAAAATTAACAAGTGAATTTTATAGCGCTTTATTTTCAAAATTAAAAGAGATAAACTTTGCAGTAAAAAATGTTTTGCAAATAAATGAAACTGATCTCACTGAAGAGCAAAAAGAAAAAACATTTGGTCTAAGATGTCTTTCTGACAGAAAAACTGAAAGTGAAGAAAGTTTTTTTAACGAAATATTTGAAAGTTGGCTGAGAAGAGAAATAGATGAGATTAATGAAAATCTCTCAAGAGCAAAGCAATTTAAATTAAAGAGAGAAGTTGAAATGGAACTTGGGAAAGAATTTCATACATTTGAGGAATTAAAAGAAATATATAAGAAATTTGAAGAAATAAGGAGACCAGAATAATGTCTGAAAATAAAAATAAATTAAAAAACAGTCTCGCAAATTTTATAAAAGAAACAAGAAAGCAGAAAGTAGCTAGTTACGAAGAAATTAATGCCGCTCTACCAGCGGATTATCCGCCTGAAAAGATAGAACAGTTAATAAGAAAATTATCTGACGACGGTGTCCAAATAGTTGATACACTAAAAGAAAAAAATGAATTGTTGAAAGTTCCTAAAACTATGGAAGAAATAGAAAAAATGGAAATTTCTGACTTTGAGGATGGAAGCGATGAGTTTGTGGAAAGTGAAATTGACGACACGGAAGTAGATAAATTACTACAGGCAGATTTAGTTAAAATGGCTGAGAGCATGGATGTGGACGAACCAATTAAAATGTATTTGCGTGAAATTGGTCAAATACCGCTTTTGAGTTATGAAGAAGAAATAGAATATGCGCAAAAAGTTTTAAATGGAGATGAGGAAGCAAAACAAAAGCTAATAGAATCTAATTTGAGATTAGTTGTAAGTATAGCTAAAAAACATACTAATCGTGGTCTAAAAATGTTGGATTTGATTCAAGAAGGAAATATGGGTCTTATGAAAGCGGTCGAAAAATTTGAGTATGAAAAAGGATTTAAATTCTCGACTTATGCGACTTGGTGGATAAGACAAGCTATAACAAGAGCAATTGCAGATCAGGGAAGAACAATAAGAATACCTGTTCATATGATAGAAACAATTAACAAAATAAAAAAAGAAAGCAGAATTATTTTGCAGGAAACTGGAAAAGAGCCGACTGCTGAAGAATTGTCGAAAAAATTGGAATTGCCAGTTGAAAAAGTTAAAAATATACTTGAAATGAATCAGGATCCAATTTCTTTGGAAACACCTGTTGGAAGCGAAGAAGATAGCGAATTGGGAGATTTTGTGGAAGATGATAAATTTGCAAATCCTTACGACGCAACTACAAGAGTGCTTTTAAAAGAACAGCTTGACGATGTTTTAAAGACATTGAATGATAGAGAAGAAAAAGTGCTTAGATATAGATATGGACTTGATGACGGATCACAAAAGACACTAGAAGAAGTTGGAAAGATTTTTAATGTGACAAGAGAGCGTATTAGACAAATTGAAGTGAAAGCGCTAAGAAAATTAAGACATCCAAGCAGAAGAAAAAAATTAGAAGATTATAGGAGCTAGACATCTGGATGGCTCCTTTCATTTTAAAATAGAGGTGGAAAATTGTTAAGTAATATTATAGAAGATATTAGAAAAAAAAGTAAATTTAGTTTTGAGAAAATTGTTGAAAACAACGATTTATCTGACGATGAATTTTTTGAATTATTAAAAGTTATTTATTCAGAAAATATTTCAGAAGTGCGAACATCTGTCGATGGAAGTGATTTTATTAAATAGTGCAAGAACACTCGCGACTTTAGTCGTGAGATGAATTGTACGAAAATTTTAGTAAGCATATAGGGAAACTTGTATGTAGACACGGATCAAAACCGTGCAACAAAGAAACTGAATTGCTGGGAACTCTTAAAGCTAGTATAACCACAACATAATACTTAAGTGAGAAAATGGTATAGGTGTGAAGGTAGCGAAAGCAGAAAAAATATACTAGATGATGCAAGGTTAAAGCCTAAACATTATGATAATAGACAATCAGCAGCTAAACCTGAAAAGGAAAGTTCAACGACTATCCCTCGTGAGGGGAGTACAATACAAGCGATTGGTATTGGAAGTGGTTTCGCCTAAGTCCTTGAAATAGGATATGGATAAGATATAGTCTGTGCTTGTTAGAGATAACAAGAAGTTCAAGGCTAGTCTCCTTAATTTATTAAGGAGTATATATGCCAAGAGAACTGCATAAGTAGTAGCGCACTTATGCGAACGACGCTTCCCACTGTTGTGGGGTTTTAAAAACTTTAAAAATATTAAAAAAAAACAGATAAAATGTAGAATACATGGTATAATATCTCTGATGAAAAGGAGGTGATATCTATGTATTTAACATTAAAACAACAGGTAAAACATCTTAGTAAAAATGAGTTTAGGAATTTAAAATATTTATCTCATATAGCCAAGAACTTAACTAATGAAGCTATATATAATATTAGACAGTATTATTTTAATAAGAAAAAGTATTTAAGTTATAATGAAAACTATAAAATACTTAAAAACAGTGAGAACTATAAAAAACTAAATTCTAATATGGCTCAACAAATTTTAAAAGAAGTAGATGGAAGTTTTAAGTCATTCTTTGCACTTTTAAAACTTGCTAAGAATGGTCAATATAATGGTAAAGTAAAATTACCTAATTATCTTGATAAAGATGGTTTTACTGCACTTGTTATAGGTTTTATAAGATTAAAAGATGATATGCTGATAGTTCCTTATTCAAATTTGTTTAAGAAAACTCATCAGGAAGTTAAAATTAAGCTACCACCAGTATTAAAAGACAAGAAGATAAAAGAGATTAGAATAATACCAAAACAATATTCTAGGTACTTTGAAATTCAATATACTTATGAAGTGGAAGAAGTTCAAAGGGAATTAAATGAAAATAATGCACTAGGAATTGATTTAGGTATAGACAATCTGTGTACTTGTGT
This genomic stretch from Leptotrichia sp. oral taxon 218 harbors:
- the rpoC gene encoding DNA-directed RNA polymerase subunit beta' — its product is MSIRDFDSIQIKLASPEKILEWSYGEITKAETINYRTLKPEMEGLFCERIFGPSKDYECACGKYKRMRYKGIVCEKCGVEVTTSKVRRERMGHIKLATPIAHIWYSKGTPNKMSLLLGISTKELESVLYFSRYIVTDAGETGLEKGKILTDREYKLYESQFKNGFTAKMGAEGVLALLEEIDLKELEKKLENEMDTEHSSQKRKKVIKRLKIVRDLILSGNRPEWMILTVLPVIPADLRPMVQLDGGRFATSDLNDLYRRVINRNIRLKKLMSIKAPEIVIKNEKRMLQEAVDALIDNGRRGKPVVTQNNRELKSLSDMLKGKQGRFRQNLLGKRVDYSGRSVIVVGPSLKMNQCGLPKKMALELYKPFLMRELVKRELASNVKIAKKMVEEEDENVWELIEEIIKNHPVLLNRAPTLHRLSIQAFQPILIEGKAIRLHPLVCSAFNADFDGDQMAVHLVLSQEAQMEAKLLMLATNNIIAPSSGKPIAVPSQDMVMGCYYMTKEKKGAKGEGKLFSNRNQLITAYQSGKVSVHAMVKVRVEDELLDTTPGRLMFNLILPKEVRNYGITFGKKELAKLIAELYKRYGFEKTSSLLDDIKEFGYHYGTLAGITVGIEDLKIPETKKEILENAEKDVAEVEKQYKAGEIINEERYRKTVGIWAEATEKVTKDMMDNLDEFNPVYMMANSGARGSIAQMRQLGGMRGLMADTQGRIIEMPIKANFREGLNILEFFMSSHGARKGLADTALRTADSGYLTRRLVDISHEVIVNHDDCGCEHGIVVSDLMDAGEVIEKLSERIYGRNLAKDLVHNGEVIATRNTLIDDELIKKIEELDIREVEIRTPLTCKLEKGVCRKCYGLDLSNHKEILKGEAVGVIAAQSIGEPGTQLTMRTFHTGGVATAASVQSDYKADVAGKVKFRGISTLVNEEGKEIVVSQNGRLIIGKHRYEIQSGSVLHVKDGDTVKKGQVLVEFDPYQTPIITSEEGKVEFRDIYVRENIDVKYGVTEKVAIKPVESSDVNPRIIIYTKDDRRVEYAVPYGAYLMVNEGDHVKKGQTITKILKTGEGNKDITGGLPRVQELFEARNPKGKAILSEFAGRVVFSDKKKKGMRLILIEDPETGELIQEYTVPVGEHLVVTNEMLIEKGAKITDGPVSPHDILKIKGLVEAQQFILESVQQVYREQGVTVNDKHIEIIVKQMFQKVKIKEVGDSLFLEDELIEKKIVERENEKLISNGKNPATYEPVIQGITKAAVNTESFISAASFQETTKVLANAAVEGKIDKLEGMKENVIIGKRVPGGTGFKDYLYLDARLKSDIVQEAQDEDQILEDEVKPSENEETSGEE
- a CDS encoding MarR family transcriptional regulator, with protein sequence MYENFSKHIGKLVCRHGAKPCNKETELLGTLKASITTT
- the dnaG gene encoding DNA primase, with amino-acid sequence MYEKKEIQKLIDNLDIVEVISEYVNLKKSGSGYMGLSPFKEERTPSFSVSPVKNMFYDFSSGIGGNVIKFYQLINDVNFPQAVKELSQKYNIPLKTSNFGNNYNYNYEINQNKYKEYYEILSSAHEFFKNAIKDDEKALKYMEERGFLPKDIKKFEIGFSLNERDELFKYLVKKNFSEKKILELGLVKRNESGVVYDTFRNRIMFPIYNPQNKIVGFGGRIIEKDTDLPKYLNSADSVVFKKGKELFGLKNRGEAIKRKGFAMLMEGYLDVLTVRKHGFETAVASLGTAFTEEQASLIKRYTKNIIIAYDNDEAGKNAIIRAGYILKKLDFEIKCLRITENVKDPDEFLRKYGKRKFIETLKKSVDFYDFLLIEFKKNLNMEEIASKRILVKKFKPFFESFETELDKELYIQKLSHEIGIEEKYLRQEFIVEKSQIKKFKNNNYIKKDNQKKGVQNKKESKNLYDDLEEQTIIYCIKYFNLEKEKVKFLMEKKLTSEFYSALFSKLKEINFAVKNVLQINETDLTEEQKEKTFGLRCLSDRKTESEESFFNEIFESWLRREIDEINENLSRAKQFKLKREVEMELGKEFHTFEELKEIYKKFEEIRRPE
- the rpoD gene encoding RNA polymerase sigma factor RpoD, whose protein sequence is MSENKNKLKNSLANFIKETRKQKVASYEEINAALPADYPPEKIEQLIRKLSDDGVQIVDTLKEKNELLKVPKTMEEIEKMEISDFEDGSDEFVESEIDDTEVDKLLQADLVKMAESMDVDEPIKMYLREIGQIPLLSYEEEIEYAQKVLNGDEEAKQKLIESNLRLVVSIAKKHTNRGLKMLDLIQEGNMGLMKAVEKFEYEKGFKFSTYATWWIRQAITRAIADQGRTIRIPVHMIETINKIKKESRIILQETGKEPTAEELSKKLELPVEKVKNILEMNQDPISLETPVGSEEDSELGDFVEDDKFANPYDATTRVLLKEQLDDVLKTLNDREEKVLRYRYGLDDGSQKTLEEVGKIFNVTRERIRQIEVKALRKLRHPSRRKKLEDYRS
- the rpoZ gene encoding DNA-directed RNA polymerase subunit omega, which gives rise to MKKEKITIDELLEKVPNKYELAIIAGKIAKVELKKDKSKFEVMDDVFSDIMNDEVEVIYNNKKEEDEEN
- the gmk gene encoding guanylate kinase; its protein translation is MFKDFRTLRLYRGRFRKGKLIIVSGPSGSGKSTVTKIVKDKLNIPLSISATTRKPRNGEIDGKDYYFLTKEEFLQKIKNDEFYEYANVHGNYYGTLKKAVEDNLEKGINVILEIDVQGALIAKEKKKDAVLVFFKTENLEVLENRLRNRKTDSDEVIELRLKNAQKELEYEKEYDYVVINKEIEQSCNDLIKIINL
- a CDS encoding RNA-guided endonuclease TnpB family protein, whose protein sequence is MYLTLRQQVKHLSKNEFRNLKCLSHIAKNLTNEAIYNIRQYYFNKKKYLSYNENYKMLKNSENYKKLNSNMAQQILKEVDGSFKSFFGLLKLAKNGQYDNKKIKLPKYLDKDGFTTLIIGFVRLKDDILIVPYSNSFKKTHQEVKIKLPPVLKGKKIKEIRIIPKQHSRYFEIQYTYEVEEVQRELNKENVLGIDLGIDNLCTCVTNNGASFIIDGRKLKSINQYYNKINAKLQSIKDKQKIEHITLRQKRIVRKRNNRINDYLSKAARIIINYCLNNDIGKLVLGYNEDFQRKSNIGSINNQNFVNIPYGKLRDKLIYLCKLYGIEFKLQEESYTSKASFFDGDEIPIYDKENQKEYIFSGKRIKRGLYQTSKGYQLNADCNGALNILRKSKVVDLSVLYNRGELNTPRRIRVV
- a CDS encoding MarR family transcriptional regulator, producing MYENFSKHIGKLVCRHGSKPCNKETELLGTLKASITTT